In one window of Syngnathus scovelli strain Florida chromosome 20, RoL_Ssco_1.2, whole genome shotgun sequence DNA:
- the LOC125990465 gene encoding mitoregulin, with translation MADFSERSVQAAVVVSFLAGFAAGWQANRMRRKFLDWRKKRLQDKLNETQKKLDLA, from the coding sequence ATGGCTGACTTTTCAGAGAGGTCAGTGCAGGCAGCTGTCGTCGTCTCCTTCCTAGCGGGTTTTGCGGCCGGCTGGCAGGCCAACAGGATGCGGAGGAAGTTTCTGGACTGGCGGAAGAAGAGGCTGCAAGACAAACTGAACGAGACGCAAAAGAAACTCGACCTAGCCTGA
- the sec63 gene encoding translocation protein SEC63 homolog produces the protein MAGQQFQYDDSGNTFFYFLTSFVGLIVIPATYYLWPRDQNAEQLRLKSLRRVHGRCLWYRLRLLKSQQSVVPTLKKAALLFGWAVFLLLAYKVSKLDREYQEYNPYEVLSLDPGSSLSEIKKQYRVLSLKFHPDRGGDEATFMRIAKAYAALTNEQSRKNWEMYGNPDGPGATSFGIALPAWIVDQKNSMLVLLVYGLAFMVILPVVVGTWWYRSIRYSGDQILINTTQLFMHFMYKTPNMNMKRLVMVLTAAFEFDPRSNKEATIRPTDNIEVPQLIRELGNINVKKKEPPFCYPYSLKARVLVLSHLARMDVSEELDEDQRFVVKKSPALLQEMINVGCQLTMMANSRGGFHAPRLVTIENCMKLTQMIVQGLQESKSPLLQLPHFEEEHLRYCISKKYKVRSLQDLVSLKDSDRRSMLRFMGEEKYDEVMAVLGSFPHITMDTKLQVLDDEDSNNITAGSIVTVTVTLSRKRMVEVFEKEQEPSPCPGEESAPTEEVGDASKVKAKQVWQNKNKGTKKTAKSKKKKLTKKKTTPAPVKSKQANGSLVAGNETPSAAKEEDEEGSDKGSESDEAETNKDSPSERDEDSDKQSDTEVDEMAGDDEEEWEALQQSIQRRERALLETKSKVTHAAYSLYYPEEKQEWWWLYIADRRDQTLVSMPYHVCTLKDTEEVELKFPAPSKTGNYQYSVILRSDSYLGLDQIKPLKLEVHEAKAMLDNHPQWDIPDTEEEDEEQEDSDGIEESEDDDDND, from the exons ATGGCCGGCCAGCAGTTCCAATACGACGACAGCGGCAACACCTTTTTCTACTTTCTCACGTCGTTCGTGGGACTCATCGTGATCCCGGCCACCTATTACCTCTGGCCCCGGGATCAGAATGCTG aacaATTGCGCCTCAAGAGCCTGCGGAGGGTGCACGGCAGGTGCCTGTGGTACCGACTGCGACTCCTCAAGTCTCAGCAGAGCGTCGTCCCCACACTCAA gaaAGCCGCCTTGTTGTTTGGCTGGGCCGTGTTCCTGTTGCTGGCATACAAGGTGTCTAAGCTGGACAGGGAGTACCAGGAGTACAACCCTTACGAAGTCCTCAGCTTGGACCCG GGCTCGTCTCTGTCGGAGATCAAGAAGCAGTACCGCGTGCTGTCGCTGAAATTCCATCCGGACCGAGGCGGCGACGAGGCCACGTTCATGAGGATCGCCAAAGCTTACGCCGC TCTCACCAATGAGCAGTCCCGAAAGAACTGGGAAATGTACGGCAACCCGGATGGGCCCGGCG CAACCAGTTTTGGCATCGCCCTGCCTGCCTGGATTGTGGACCAGAAGAATTCAATGCTG GTGTTGCTGGTGTACGGTCTGGCCTTCATGGTCATCCTCCCTGTTGTGGTG ggcACGTGGTGGTACCGCTCCATCCGATACAGCGGAGACCAGATCCTCATCAACACCACTCAGCTCTTCATGCATTTCATGTACAAGACGCCCAACATGAACATGAAGC GGTTAGTCATGGTGCTAACAGCAGCGTTCGAGTTTGACCCTCGCAGCAATAAAGAAGCCACCATCCGACCCACCGACAACATCGAAGTGCCACAG TTGATTCGTGAGCTGGGGAACATcaacgtgaagaagaaggagcctCCCTTCTGCTACCCGTACAGTCTGAAAGCCCGAGTGTTGGTCCTCTCGCACCTGGCACGCATGGACGTGTCGGAGGAGCTGGACGAAG ATCAGAGATTCGTGGTGAAGAAGAGTCCGGCTCTCCTCCAGGAGATGATCAACGTGGGCTGTCAGCTCACTATGATGGCCAACAGCAGAGGAG GTTTCCACGCCCCTCGCCTGGTCACCATCGAGAACTGCATGAAGCTAACCCAGATGATCGTGCAGGGCCTGCAGGAGTCCAAGTCGCCCCTGCTGCAGCTGCCCCACTTTGAGGAAGAGCACCTCCGCTACTGCATCTCCAAAAAGTACAAGGTCCGCAGTCTGCAGGACCTGGTGAGTCTCAAAGACTCGGACCGACGCAGCATGCTGCGCTTCATGGGCGAGGAGAAGTACGACGAGGTCATGGCCGTGCTGGGCAGCTTCCCTCACATCACCATGGACACCAAACTACAAG TCCTCGACGACGAAGACAGCAACAACATCACGGCGGGCTCCATCGTCACGGTAACGGTCACCTTGAGCAGAAAACGAATGGTG GAGGTGTTTGAAAAGGAGCAGGAGCCTTCACCGTGTCCAGGAGAAGAGTCCGCCCCCACGGAGGAAGTG GGAGATGCGAGTAAAGTGAAAGCAAAGCAAGTGTGGCAGAACAAGAACAAAGGTACCAAGAAGACAGCCaaatccaagaaaaaaaagctaacCAAGAAAAAGACCACGCCGGCGCCCGTCAAAAGCAAGCAGGCCAACGGCAGCTTAGTAGCGGGAAAC GAGACGCCCTCGGCGGccaaggaggaggacgaggagggctCGGACAAAGGAAGCGAGTCGGACGAGGCCGAGACCAACAAAGACTCTCCCAGCGAGAGAGACGAAGACAGCGACAAGCAGAGCGACACCGAAGTGGACGAGATGGCCGGAGACGACGAGGAG GAGTGGGAGGCGCTGCAGCAGAGCATCCAGCGGCGAGAGCGTGCCCTGCTGGAGACCAAGTCCAAGGTGACGCACGCGGCCTACAGCCTCTACTACCCCGAGGAGAAGCAGGAGTGGTGGTGGCTCTACATCGCCGACCGGCGCGACCAGACCCTCGTGTCCATGCCCTACCACGTCTGCACGCTCAAGGATACTGAGGAG GTGGAGCTGAAGTTTCCGGCGCCTTCCAAAACGGGCAACTATCAATATTCGGTCATCCTGCGATCGGATTCCTACTTGGGACTGGATCAAATCAAACCGCTTAAG CTGGAGGTGCACGAGGCCAAGGCCATGTTGGACAACCACCCCCAGTGGGACATCCCCGACACggaggaagaggatgaggagCAAGAGGACAGCGACGGCATCGAGGAGAGcgaagacgacgacgacaacGACTGA